From the Acidovorax carolinensis genome, one window contains:
- the ylqF gene encoding ribosome biogenesis GTPase YlqF, with amino-acid sequence MAIQWFPGHMHLTKKAITERIKDIDVVIEVLDARLPGSSANPLLAELTGHKPTLKVLNKQDVADPDRTALWLDWYNAQSATRAVALDASDPAPARKLIDACHLLAPNRGGMAKPMRVLICGVPNVGKSTLINTLTNKRQAKTGDEAGITKLEQRITLADDFYLWDTPGMLWPRIVVVESGYNLAASGAIGRNAYDEELVALELLRRLQTHYAPLLEARYKLGLPGGTVASMHDEELLEAIGRKRGAMLGGGRVNLQKTAEIVMTDFRTAILGRITLETPTEFEAWRAAGALADAEREAKKQARENRKKKGSGTREP; translated from the coding sequence ATGGCCATCCAGTGGTTCCCCGGTCACATGCACCTGACCAAGAAAGCCATCACCGAACGCATCAAGGACATTGACGTGGTGATCGAGGTGCTGGACGCGCGCCTGCCGGGCTCCAGCGCCAATCCGCTGCTGGCCGAACTCACGGGCCACAAGCCCACGCTCAAGGTGCTCAACAAGCAGGACGTGGCCGACCCCGATCGCACCGCGCTGTGGCTGGACTGGTACAACGCCCAGAGTGCCACGCGCGCCGTGGCGCTGGATGCGTCAGACCCTGCTCCCGCCCGCAAGCTGATCGACGCCTGCCACCTGCTGGCGCCAAACCGCGGCGGCATGGCCAAGCCCATGCGCGTGCTGATCTGCGGCGTGCCCAACGTGGGCAAGTCCACGCTCATCAATACGCTCACCAACAAGCGCCAGGCCAAGACGGGCGACGAGGCCGGCATCACCAAGCTGGAGCAGCGCATCACGCTGGCCGACGACTTTTACCTGTGGGACACGCCCGGCATGCTGTGGCCGCGCATTGTCGTAGTGGAAAGCGGCTACAACCTGGCCGCCAGCGGCGCCATTGGCCGCAATGCGTATGACGAGGAATTGGTGGCGCTGGAGCTGCTGCGCCGCCTGCAAACGCACTATGCGCCCCTGCTGGAGGCGCGCTACAAGCTGGGCCTGCCCGGCGGCACTGTGGCCAGCATGCACGACGAGGAACTGCTCGAAGCCATTGGGCGAAAGCGCGGCGCCATGCTGGGCGGAGGGCGCGTGAACCTGCAAAAAACCGCCGAGATCGTGATGACCGATTTCCGTACTGCCATTTTGGGGCGCATCACGCTGGAAACGCCCACCGAGTTCGAGGCCTGGCGGGCCGCCGGTGCGCTGGCGGACGCCGAGCGCGAAGCCAAGAAGCAGGCCCGCGAAAACCGCAAGAAGAAGGGCAGCGGCACCCGCGAGCCTTGA
- a CDS encoding DHH family phosphoesterase, producing MTKKTILPLQLLIAPDKNDPAPLILYHGRNCPDGFGAALAAWLYYGDSAQYLGLDHGDVKTVDDLPPVAGRTVYVLDFSFSAEILQAIDQSAAKLVMLDHHKSAAEKLTGFACRCGVVHFDMSKSGSRLAWEFFHPEQPVPALLQYIEDRDIWKWEFPESAGFLSALDMEPQEFARWQEIAAFTPGQLTAFMARGAAMDEKYRKLAGDIAEGAQPLVFNGIEGLMVNAPGMFHSLVGDLLSAKTGTFALMWSAGAQGVKVGLRAQRNFDCIALAESMGGGGHAQACGFKMGTERLAELLSGVFNAQPAAADQECAP from the coding sequence ATGACGAAGAAAACCATCCTCCCGCTGCAACTGCTGATTGCGCCCGACAAGAACGACCCGGCCCCGCTCATCCTCTACCACGGGCGCAATTGCCCCGACGGCTTCGGTGCCGCGCTGGCCGCGTGGCTCTATTACGGCGACAGCGCGCAATACCTGGGGCTGGATCACGGCGATGTGAAGACGGTGGACGATCTGCCCCCCGTGGCGGGCCGCACGGTCTATGTGCTCGATTTTTCGTTCTCTGCCGAGATCCTGCAGGCCATCGACCAGAGTGCAGCCAAGCTGGTGATGCTGGACCACCACAAAAGCGCCGCCGAAAAGCTCACCGGCTTTGCCTGCCGCTGCGGCGTGGTGCACTTTGACATGAGCAAATCGGGCTCTCGGCTGGCATGGGAGTTCTTCCATCCCGAGCAGCCCGTGCCGGCCCTGCTCCAATACATCGAGGACCGCGACATCTGGAAATGGGAGTTCCCCGAAAGCGCGGGCTTTTTGTCGGCCCTCGACATGGAACCCCAGGAATTTGCGCGCTGGCAGGAGATCGCGGCCTTCACGCCCGGGCAGCTCACCGCTTTCATGGCGCGCGGCGCGGCGATGGACGAAAAATACCGCAAGCTCGCCGGCGATATTGCCGAGGGCGCACAGCCCCTGGTGTTCAACGGCATCGAGGGCCTGATGGTGAACGCGCCCGGCATGTTCCACAGTCTGGTGGGCGACCTGCTCTCGGCCAAGACCGGCACCTTTGCCCTGATGTGGAGCGCAGGCGCCCAGGGCGTCAAAGTGGGCCTGCGGGCGCAGCGCAATTTCGACTGCATTGCGCTGGCCGAAAGCATGGGCGGCGGCGGCCACGCGCAGGCCTGCGGCTTCAAGATGGGGACCGAGCGGCTCGCGGAACTGCTCAGCGGTGTTTTCAACGCCCAGCCTGCAGCAGCCGACCAAGAATGCGCGCCATAG
- a CDS encoding pseudouridine synthase, whose amino-acid sequence MPPLHILWRDEHIVAVYKPAGWLVHRTGLDAGETRFVMQTLRDQLGQHVYPVHRLDKGTCGVLVMALHSAAARALSQAFEHGATHKRYLAMVRGWAPEAIEVDHALKPDDAPADAAVQDAHTRFRRLAQLTLPEASDARFATTRVSLVEAVPTTGRRHQIRRHLKHLAHPIIGDATHGKGPLNRWWAERLGHQRLWLHAWHLTVPHPVTGITLQLDSGLQWPAWTTAIAPIDPAANAAPVDHGAAAPAADWQRLLAGLPWQTAPGAR is encoded by the coding sequence ATGCCCCCCTTGCACATCCTCTGGCGCGACGAGCACATCGTGGCCGTTTACAAGCCCGCTGGCTGGCTGGTGCACCGCACGGGCCTGGATGCGGGCGAGACACGCTTTGTGATGCAAACCCTGCGCGACCAGCTCGGCCAGCATGTGTACCCCGTGCACCGGCTCGACAAGGGCACCTGCGGCGTGCTGGTGATGGCGCTGCACAGCGCCGCGGCGCGCGCACTGTCGCAGGCCTTCGAGCATGGGGCGACGCACAAACGCTATCTGGCCATGGTGCGCGGCTGGGCGCCTGAAGCCATCGAAGTGGACCACGCCCTCAAGCCCGATGACGCCCCTGCCGATGCCGCCGTGCAGGATGCCCACACGCGCTTTCGCCGCCTGGCACAGCTCACACTGCCCGAGGCCAGTGACGCCCGCTTTGCCACCACGCGCGTATCGCTGGTGGAGGCCGTGCCCACCACCGGGCGGCGCCACCAGATCCGGCGCCACCTCAAGCACCTGGCGCACCCCATCATTGGCGACGCCACGCACGGCAAAGGGCCGCTGAACCGCTGGTGGGCCGAGCGGCTGGGCCATCAAAGGCTGTGGCTACACGCGTGGCATCTGACCGTGCCGCACCCGGTAACGGGCATTACCCTGCAGCTGGACAGCGGCCTGCAGTGGCCCGCATGGACCACCGCCATCGCCCCCATCGACCCTGCCGCAAATGCCGCGCCAGTGGACCACGGCGCGGCGGCCCCTGCAGCAGACTGGCAACGGCTGCTGGCAGGGCTGCCCTGGCAAACCGCGCCCGGCGCACGGTAG
- a CDS encoding oxidoreductase-like domain-containing protein yields the protein MFEVLQQQARAQGLALRAPPPEPTTCCGRGCNGCVWEGYLDAAEYWRQEALLQIDPVNFE from the coding sequence ATGTTCGAAGTGCTGCAGCAGCAGGCCCGGGCCCAGGGCCTGGCGCTACGAGCGCCCCCGCCCGAGCCCACCACCTGCTGCGGGCGGGGCTGCAATGGCTGCGTGTGGGAGGGCTATCTGGATGCGGCCGAATACTGGCGACAGGAAGCGCTGCTACAGATCGATCCTGTCAACTTCGAATAA
- a CDS encoding thermonuclease family protein has product MPVSALFCLVVAISDGDTLTARCGAPGAYQQVKVRIAAIDAPERKQAFGQRARQHLAQLCFRQRATLHPVDEDHYGRTVAHVRCGGTDVATAQVRAGLAWVYTPYASEHPTLVRLQQQARASGRGLWAQPRPLAPWSYRHRHQR; this is encoded by the coding sequence GTGCCTGTCTCTGCCCTGTTCTGCCTGGTCGTCGCCATCAGCGACGGCGATACCCTGACCGCCCGTTGCGGCGCACCCGGCGCCTACCAGCAGGTGAAAGTACGCATCGCGGCCATCGACGCCCCCGAGCGCAAGCAGGCGTTTGGCCAGCGGGCGCGGCAGCATCTGGCGCAACTGTGTTTCAGGCAGCGCGCCACGCTGCACCCGGTGGACGAAGACCACTACGGCCGCACCGTGGCCCATGTGCGCTGCGGAGGCACCGATGTGGCCACCGCCCAGGTGCGCGCAGGCCTGGCCTGGGTGTACACGCCCTATGCCAGCGAGCATCCGACCCTGGTGCGGTTGCAACAGCAGGCCCGTGCCAGCGGCAGGGGGCTATGGGCACAGCCCCGCCCGCTGGCACCGTGGAGCTATCGGCATCGGCACCAACGATGA
- a CDS encoding IS30 family transposase, whose amino-acid sequence MTKKNYQHLSESERHAIALGLQQKQSLSAIARALGRCKSTISRECQRNAGAKAYTSKFAQQRSDRRRCFARPQPKLHRDGPLFKIVRDYLLRHWSPQQIAGQLKKLHPDNKRKQVSHESIYTCIYAQPRGELKKELVACLRMARAKRWPRSKGEDRRGQITDLLSIHVRPPEIEDRQLPGHWEGDLIKGKGNASAIGTLLERTTRLVVLVKLPHPNPATAAHVLQAFSDKLNGIASPMRQSLTYDRGSEMAEHAKLTENTGMKVYFCDPYSPWQRGSNENTNGLLRQYFPKGTDLSGYSQEYLDAVADELNGRPRMTLGWSKPIEVYAEHLARLTLQPDSVH is encoded by the coding sequence ATGACAAAGAAGAACTACCAGCATTTGAGCGAGAGCGAACGCCATGCGATCGCCTTGGGGCTTCAGCAAAAGCAAAGCCTCAGCGCCATAGCGCGGGCCTTGGGGCGCTGCAAGAGCACCATCAGCCGGGAATGCCAACGCAATGCGGGCGCCAAGGCCTACACCTCCAAGTTCGCCCAGCAACGCAGCGACAGGCGCAGATGCTTTGCCCGTCCCCAGCCCAAACTGCACCGCGATGGACCTTTGTTCAAGATCGTTCGCGACTATCTGCTCCGGCACTGGTCTCCCCAGCAAATCGCTGGGCAGTTGAAGAAACTGCACCCTGACAACAAGCGCAAACAAGTGTCCCACGAGAGCATCTACACCTGCATCTACGCCCAGCCCCGCGGAGAGCTCAAGAAGGAGCTGGTGGCCTGCTTGCGCATGGCCCGCGCCAAGCGCTGGCCGCGCTCCAAAGGCGAGGATCGGCGTGGACAGATCACCGATCTGCTGAGCATCCATGTGCGCCCACCCGAGATTGAGGATCGTCAGTTGCCCGGGCACTGGGAGGGCGACCTCATCAAAGGCAAAGGCAATGCCAGTGCCATTGGCACGCTGCTCGAGCGCACGACCCGCCTGGTGGTGCTGGTCAAGCTGCCGCACCCCAACCCGGCGACAGCGGCACATGTACTGCAGGCCTTCAGCGACAAGCTCAATGGCATTGCCAGCCCGATGCGCCAGAGCCTGACCTATGACCGTGGCAGTGAGATGGCAGAGCATGCCAAGCTCACCGAGAACACGGGCATGAAGGTGTACTTCTGTGACCCCTACAGCCCCTGGCAGCGGGGCTCCAACGAAAACACCAATGGATTGCTGCGGCAGTACTTCCCCAAGGGGACTGATCTGAGCGGCTATAGCCAGGAGTATCTGGATGCCGTAGCCGATGAGCTCAATGGGCGCCCCAGGATGACTCTGGGGTGGAGCAAGCCCATTGAGGTTTATGCCGAACATTTGGCCCGGCTGACCCTACAGCCCGATTCAGTGCATTAA
- the modA gene encoding molybdate ABC transporter substrate-binding protein has translation MKPVALLMCAGLFLSGSLQAAELSVAVAANFTAPMQKIAKAFEKETGHTLALSFGSTGKFYAQIKNGAPFEVLFAADDETPARLEREGHGVGGTRFTYAVGKLVLWSKQPGLVDDKGDVLRRGSFERIALADPKLAPYGAAAMDTLNKLGLTETLRSKFVQGENIGQTYQFVATQNAPLGFVALSQVFADGRVTEGSAWMVPETLHDPIRQDALILAKGKDNPAAPELMRYLKGESAKNIIRAYGYGL, from the coding sequence ATGAAACCCGTTGCTTTGCTCATGTGTGCTGGCCTGTTTCTGAGCGGCTCGCTGCAGGCGGCCGAGCTCAGTGTCGCCGTCGCCGCAAACTTCACGGCACCGATGCAAAAGATTGCCAAGGCCTTCGAAAAGGAGACGGGGCACACGCTGGCGCTGTCCTTCGGCTCGACGGGCAAGTTCTATGCGCAGATCAAGAACGGGGCCCCGTTCGAGGTCTTGTTCGCCGCCGATGATGAGACTCCCGCGCGTCTGGAACGGGAAGGTCATGGCGTGGGGGGCACGCGCTTTACCTACGCCGTCGGCAAGCTGGTCCTGTGGAGCAAGCAGCCGGGGCTGGTCGACGACAAGGGCGATGTGCTGCGTAGAGGATCGTTCGAGCGCATCGCGCTGGCCGATCCCAAGCTCGCACCCTATGGTGCGGCGGCAATGGACACCTTGAACAAACTCGGCCTCACCGAAACGCTGCGCAGCAAGTTTGTTCAGGGTGAGAACATCGGTCAGACCTACCAGTTCGTTGCCACACAGAACGCCCCGCTGGGCTTCGTCGCGCTGTCTCAGGTGTTCGCCGATGGGCGCGTAACCGAGGGCTCCGCCTGGATGGTGCCGGAAACGCTCCATGACCCGATCCGCCAGGACGCGCTCATCCTCGCCAAGGGGAAAGACAACCCTGCCGCCCCTGAACTGATGCGCTACCTGAAGGGCGAATCGGCGAAGAACATCATCCGCGCTTACGGTTACGGGCTTTAA
- the modB gene encoding molybdate ABC transporter permease subunit, whose product MLDHHAWQAIWLTLELATLTTLLLLLLATPLAWWLSQTRSRWRAPISAIVTLPLVLPPSVLGFYLLVLMGPQGPLGQLTLALGWGTLSFTFTGLLIGSIAFSLPFAVQPIQHAFESIGERPLEAAATLRASPLDAFFSIALPLARPGLLTAAILSFAHTVGEFGVVLMIGGNIPGKTRVVSTQIYGHVEAMEYVQAHWLAGGMLAFSFVVLLCLSLLKRNGASVMR is encoded by the coding sequence ATGCTGGACCACCACGCCTGGCAGGCCATCTGGCTCACACTGGAGCTGGCGACGCTGACGACACTGCTGCTGTTGCTCTTGGCGACGCCCCTGGCCTGGTGGCTTTCACAGACGCGCTCGCGCTGGCGGGCGCCAATCAGCGCCATCGTGACCTTGCCCCTGGTATTGCCGCCGTCGGTGCTGGGCTTTTACCTGCTGGTACTGATGGGGCCACAGGGGCCACTGGGGCAGCTGACCCTGGCCTTGGGCTGGGGCACGCTGTCCTTCACCTTCACCGGCCTGTTGATCGGTTCGATCGCGTTCTCGCTGCCTTTCGCCGTGCAGCCGATCCAGCACGCCTTCGAGTCCATCGGGGAGCGCCCCCTTGAAGCTGCCGCAACGCTGCGCGCGAGTCCGCTTGACGCCTTCTTCAGCATCGCGCTGCCGCTGGCACGCCCCGGTCTGCTCACCGCCGCCATCCTCAGCTTTGCCCACACGGTGGGTGAGTTCGGCGTGGTGCTGATGATCGGCGGCAACATCCCGGGCAAGACGCGGGTCGTTTCCACCCAGATCTACGGCCACGTCGAAGCGATGGAGTATGTTCAGGCGCACTGGCTGGCGGGCGGCATGCTGGCCTTTTCCTTCGTGGTCCTTCTGTGCCTGTCGCTGCTCAAGCGCAATGGCGCGAGCGTGATGCGCTGA
- a CDS encoding DUF924 family protein has protein sequence MQAEDIVHFWFEELSPAQHFAQEDAIDAMIRVRFGSVWQAAQRCELWGWRATPQGRLAEIVVLDQFSRNIHRGTPLAFAQDAQALVLAQELVAGGHDAALPPAQRAFAYLPYMHSESSAIHAKAMVLFDQPGLENNLRFEVAHRDIIARFGRYPHRNAALGRMSTPGELAFLAQPGSAF, from the coding sequence ATGCAAGCCGAAGACATCGTTCATTTCTGGTTCGAAGAACTCTCACCCGCGCAGCACTTTGCCCAGGAAGACGCGATCGACGCCATGATCCGTGTGCGCTTTGGCTCCGTCTGGCAGGCGGCGCAGCGCTGCGAACTGTGGGGATGGCGTGCGACGCCGCAGGGCCGCCTGGCCGAGATCGTGGTGCTCGACCAGTTCTCTCGCAACATCCATCGCGGCACGCCGCTGGCATTTGCACAGGATGCCCAGGCGCTGGTGCTGGCCCAGGAACTGGTGGCCGGCGGCCACGATGCGGCCCTGCCACCGGCGCAGCGGGCCTTTGCCTACCTGCCCTACATGCACAGCGAATCCAGCGCCATCCACGCCAAGGCCATGGTGCTGTTTGACCAGCCGGGGCTGGAGAACAACCTGCGCTTCGAAGTTGCGCACCGCGACATCATTGCGCGGTTCGGCCGCTATCCGCACCGCAATGCCGCACTGGGGCGCATGTCCACGCCCGGCGAGCTGGCGTTTCTGGCCCAGCCGGGTTCGGCTTTCTGA
- a CDS encoding TOBE domain-containing protein, whose protein sequence is MNESHPLQLDAALGHDATDKRIDVLRRIGAAGSISEAARGAGISYKAAWQAIETLGNLTGTPLVEKAVGGSGGGGAQLTPAGHRVLRAFDLFVAARQAVMAQLDDEDGVSVPSLGLAALGLRTSMRNQLPCVVADMRTSGAAVRVELALSDGTRLSSRITLESAQLLDLTKGRDVLALCKATAVSVSCGDSGPVSTNTLGGRVVRVSGDTGAAEVNLKLDCGLSMVGFASGAGNLNVGDACVAHIDDSSVVIALAG, encoded by the coding sequence ATGAACGAATCACACCCCCTGCAGCTCGATGCCGCGCTCGGGCACGACGCAACAGACAAGCGCATCGACGTGCTGCGTCGCATCGGGGCGGCTGGCTCCATCTCGGAAGCGGCGCGTGGTGCTGGCATCAGCTACAAGGCCGCCTGGCAGGCCATTGAAACCCTTGGCAACCTTACCGGCACGCCGCTGGTGGAAAAGGCCGTCGGAGGCAGCGGCGGTGGTGGTGCGCAACTGACACCGGCCGGGCACCGGGTGCTGCGGGCCTTCGATCTGTTCGTGGCGGCCCGCCAGGCCGTCATGGCCCAGCTGGATGATGAGGATGGTGTGAGCGTGCCGTCACTCGGCCTGGCCGCGCTCGGGCTGCGAACCAGCATGCGCAACCAGCTTCCTTGTGTCGTTGCGGACATGCGCACATCGGGCGCTGCGGTCCGGGTGGAACTCGCGTTGTCGGATGGAACCCGCCTTTCGTCGCGAATCACTCTGGAGAGCGCACAGCTACTCGACCTCACCAAGGGCAGGGACGTCCTTGCGTTGTGCAAGGCGACCGCAGTCAGTGTCTCCTGTGGGGATTCCGGGCCTGTCTCGACCAATACGCTGGGTGGGCGCGTGGTTCGGGTTTCGGGAGACACGGGAGCCGCCGAGGTGAACTTGAAGCTTGACTGCGGCTTGTCGATGGTTGGATTCGCATCAGGCGCCGGCAATCTGAACGTGGGTGATGCCTGTGTGGCCCACATTGACGATTCGTCTGTCGTGATCGCGCTTGCAGGCTGA